Proteins found in one Zea mays cultivar B73 chromosome 1, Zm-B73-REFERENCE-NAM-5.0, whole genome shotgun sequence genomic segment:
- the LOC103644826 gene encoding uncharacterized protein codes for MSLALWIGVPPPPIWEPPPLLRIEEPPPRASRSWSYGHRLGNILPIRRISGLQKNTRTHPLGSTSRLHSSPRAGARIASIQRTKKTSELKDERNKGDDEFINKPLPYYGNLATIFGNSVASGRFAKTSNDPLAVDDGEDVQKEGCIATSSAVHENDPAATSATKPSKKAKREDNGTEFLVEAFQHATQTLASAIKEAANKPLPAGLFEAVDNIPGFEIAHKSKYYSHLVSNPDIAHAFMDVPLLYKVSMITDFVNEKF; via the exons atgtcgctcgccctctggatcggggtgcCGCCGCCACCgatctgggaaccgccgccactactccggatcgaggaacctccgccacgcGCGTCGAGGTCATGGAGTTACGGCCACCGGTTGGGG AATATTCTTCCAATACGAAGGATCTCTGGGCTCCAAAAAAACACCCGAACTCATCCGCTCGGGAGCACATCGCGTCTCCATTCCTCTCCCAGGGCAG GTGCAAGGATTGCAAGTATTCAGAGAACAAAAAAGACTTCAGAGCTTAAG GATGAAAGAAACAAGGGTGATGATGAATTTATAAACAAGCCTCTTCCCTACTATGGCAACCTTGCTACAATTTTTGGCAATAGTGTTGCATCAGGACGATTTGCAAAGACATCAAATGACCCTCTTGCTGTTGATGATGGTGAAGATGTGCAAAAGGAAGGGTGTATTGCAACATCTAGTGCTGTCCATGAGAATGACCCTGCAGCAACATCTGCAACTAAACCATCCAAGAAGGCCAAGAGGGAAGACAATGGTACTGAATTCTTAGTTGAAGCATTTCAGCATGCCACTCAAACACTAGCCAGTGCCATCAAGGAGGCAGCAAACAAACCTTTGCCAGCTGGTTTGTTTGAAGCTGTAGACAATATTCCAGGATTTGAGATTGCGCACAAGTCCAAGTATTATTCTCATTTGGTTTCTAATCCTGACATTGCACATGCTTTCATGGATGTGCCATTGCTTTACAAGGTCTCTATGATTACCGACTTCGTTAATGAGAAGTTTTAG
- the LOC100193580 gene encoding dihydroflavonol-4-reductase: MCPGSVESSSAAAAGKSVCVMDAAGPLGHALVDRLLRRGYTVHAATYARDGEEGAAAAALLGHLSCAADACRHRLKLFRADPFDYHAIADAVRGCAGVFCMFNTPDDQAQCDESTVETEVRAAHNVLEACAQTDAMERVVFTSSVTAVVWSGAGAGVGAHREEVADERSWSDLAFCRKFKLWHALAKTLSEKTAWALAMDRGVDMVAINAGLLLAAPGLGLTAAHPYLKGAPDMYDGGVLATVDVGFLADAHVAAYESPTAYGRYLCFSNAVCRPEDAVKLAQMLSPAAPRSPPPSDELKVIPQRIQGKKLNKLMLEFASGVYGELD, translated from the exons ATGTGTCCGGGATCCGTGGAGtcgtcgtcggcggcggcggcgggcaagAGCGTGTGCGTGATGGACGCCGCGGGGCCGCTGGGCCACGCGCTCGTGGACCGCCTCCTCCGGCGCGGGTACACCGTCCACGCCGCCACGTACGCCCGCGACGGGGAGGAGGGCGCGGctgccgccgcgctgctcggccaCCTGTCGTGCGCCGCCGACGCGTGCAGGCACCGGCTGAAGCTGTTCCGCGCCGACCCGTTCGACTACCACGCCATCGCCGACGCCGTGCGGGGCTGCGCCGGCGTCTTCTGCATGTTCAACACGCCCGACGACCAGGCCCAATGCGAT GAGTCGACGGTGGAGACGGAGGTGCGCGCGGCGCACAACGTGCTGGAGGCGTGCGCGCAGACGGACGCCATGGAGCGGGTCGTCTTCACCTCCTCCGTCACCGCCGTCGTCTggagcggcgccggcgccggcgtcgGCGCCCACAGGGAGGAGGTCGCCGACGAGAGGAGCTGGAGCGACCTCGCCTTCTGCAGGAAGTTCAAG CTGTGGCACGCCCTGGCCAAGACGCTGTCGGAGAAGACGGCGTGGGCGCTGGCCATGGACAGGGGCGTCGACATGGTGGCCATCAACGCCGGCCTGCTGCTGGCCGCCCCCGGGCTCGGGCTCACCGCCGCGCACCCCTACCTAAAGGGCGCCCCCGACATGTACGACGGCGGCGTCCTCGCTACCGTCGACGTCGGCTTCCTGGCCGACGCGCACGTCGCCGCCTACGAGTCCCCCACCGCCTACGGCCGCTACCTCTGCTTCAGCAACGCCGTCTGCCGTCCCGAGGACGCCGTCAAGCTCGCCCAGATGCTCTCGCCGGCCGCGCCACGCTCGCCGCCGCCAAG CGACGAACTGAAGGTGATACCACAGAGGATCCAGGGCAAGAAGCTCAACAAGCTCATGCTGGAGTTCGCCAGCGGGGTATACGGGGAGCTGGACTAG